From Zingiber officinale cultivar Zhangliang chromosome 5B, Zo_v1.1, whole genome shotgun sequence, the proteins below share one genomic window:
- the LOC121986899 gene encoding mavicyanin-like has translation MAIAALPSVWVVIVASLLLPSTVSALKFRVGGEKGWTEPNGDAAENYNHWASHNRFRVGDSLYFRYENDSLLEVTKDDYKRCYTANPLRKFASGITTVALDRSGLFFFISGEPGHCEAGQRLIVRVGSRPDPRGVTASPAPAPYTGPVVVSSAARAPAGAVAVALAAALCFFMLH, from the exons ATGGCGATAGCGGCTCTCCCTAGTGTTTGGGTCGTCATTGTGGCTTCCCTTTTGCTTCCTTCGACGGTGTCGGCCTTAAAGTTCCGGGTGGGTGGCGAGAAGGGCTGGACCGAGCCGAACGGCGATGCTGCCGAAAACTACAACCACTGGGCCTCTCATAACCGCTTCCGAGTCGGAGATTCTCTCT ATTTCAGGTACGAGAACGATTCTTTGCTGGAGGTGACGAAGGATGACTACAAGAGGTGCTACACGGCGAACCCTCTGCGAAAGTTCGCCAGCGGCATCACCACCGTGGCACTCGACCGCAGCGGCCTCTTCTTCTTCATCAGCGGTGAGCCCGGCCACTGCGAGGCAGGCCAGAGGCTCATCGTCCGCGTTGGCTCCCGACCGGATCCGAGGGGGGTCACGGCGTCGCCGGCTCCTGCGCCTTACACCGGCCCTGTCGTCGTCTCCTCTGCTGCGCGGGCGCCTGCCGGTGCCGTCGCCGTGGCTCTCGCGGCGGCTCTTTGTTTTTTTATGTTGCACTAG